ATTTTGGTTCGCTTAATTGCTTTTTTCTTAGTCGATTAAGAAGTAAAAACGCTAGAACAAAAACTTTTGCTTGCTGCTTATACAATGAAATTCATCTCTTGGCTAAAGCCAAGTAGGTTTCTTTCATGCAGCAAGCCTAAATGGAGTTTATGGAGTTTACAAATGCGGTCTGAACTCAGCTAAATCGTTTCTCATCCCAACCTGTTCTCGAAGCATTGGATGGAAAATCCTTCCGTCACGAACAACCATGCCGTTTTCAGGAAGCGTTGTTCCCTGCGACACAGCTCGTATGATATTCACAAGATAGGGAAAGATCATTCTAAAATATGCATCAGAGGCTGCTTTTGCGGTTGTTGTTCCTCCGGGAATCATACCTATAGTATTGTAGAGAACACGAGCCCCGTTGCTTTGTTCACGAGGAGAAGAGGCTTCAAAAGTATGTCCATCTGGACCAACCCAATAAAATGCATTGGGGTCTCCCCACTTTGTTTCAAAGGAATAACGAACACCACCAATAACCGGATCTCCTTCACCATCTGGTGTACTGGATCTATCTTGATCACAAGTATCATCGATAAATACTGCACCCTCTTTCATTGCTGCTAAGACATTTCTGGTAACAATTCTTGGATCACCAGGATTCCAAACGCTCGCATTGATAATTCCATCATATTGAGGTGCTACATCAACCATTTTCACTTCATCTCGAGTGATATCTTTGTAAAGAAGATCAAAAGACAAACCTGCAATCCTGAACTCACGACTCGCTCCACTTGAAACCAATCCGTTTGATCCTCCAATAATTGCAAAACGTAATCCTCTTTCTTGGTCACCAATTTTTCCATACGCATGAGAAATCTGATCGTAATTTGCTCCGTGAACCTCAGGAAAAAAATGAAAGGGATGACTATTCGCATACCCTTGTGCTCGGTGAGAAAGATTAACACCTTCTAAGAGAAGATGTACACCGCCAACGCCAGCATAATACCCAAGGTTAACTCCACGACGTTGTTCACCGGTTCTTCCATCCAGAACCCAGATGGTTTCTGGTGAATATGCCGTAACTCCTCCTCGTCCGAGTAATGCGCGCAACTGCTCTGGTCCTTGCCCTTTTTCAACATGAGCATAAAAGAAATTGACTCCATCAGGAAGAACGCCCTCTACTGGTCGTTGTTTGACATCAAGAAGTATATGACCTGTTTCCATAACCTCGTCTAAGTCAACGATTCGTGCACCAACAGCTTCATAATCCTTATCGGCGTATCCTGATTTTTCTCCCGCATCTTTTTCGACCATTACTTCAAGATCAACACGATCTCTGCCATTATCCCACGGTGCATTTTTTAGAAGAGGAACATTCGGTGGTGAAACGGCAACACGAGAGTCACCAGCTTTCATTGATTTTACAACACCTAGTCGAACAACACCATCGGTAATTTCTCGTACCATGCTCCCATCCCCCATTTATTTTTAACCATTATACTCCTTGTTCCCTTGTCTCCTGGAAATGAACAACGCCTCTTCCGAGCTTTTCTAAAAGAGGATGGTAAATCTCCGGCAATGTTGGGATATGGACTCCAGACAAGCCTCGAAGGTTACCTTGAAGTACAAGTTCTGCTGCATAAGCAACAGGTAATCCTACGGTAATTGCCATTGCAGTATCTCCATGAGGGATACCTTCTTTGATAAAAGAGGAGTTTACCTGCTCTCTCTGAGAACCGTATGATGCAAGAAGGGTATGATGCATGACAACCAAATCTGTTTGGCCCGGGGCATATTGTAACTTTTGGTTCACCAAACTCACGAGTGCATCAAAAGGAACATGAGCATCTGCGCTGAGTTGTTCATCTGAGAAGATACCAAGCCACTCCAGACGTTGCATGACCAGAGAGGAAGCATCAATACCGAGATATGCTGCAGCTGTTGCTGGTGTAAACGATCCATTTCGGCCCCCGTGTCTAGCGTGCCTATACTTTTCAGAGAAAATATCTCGATAGGTTTTCACGCTTTCCTCTGTCTTTTTGGCAGTACCATCAAAACATCCAAGTTTCGTAAGTGCCTGTACCGTTTCGCTCCAGCCAGCGTAACGAAGCGTTCCACGGAAAAAAGTTTCTACTTCCCCAGTAAGACCATACGTATCAACGTATGGTAATGAATCGCGATTATAATAGGCTTCAAATGTCCTTCCATCAGGAAGCGTTACGGTAAAGGTTTCAGTGTATAATCTACCTTCTGGAAGCTCTACGATGGTACCAGAACGCATAAATCTTGCTGGGTTTTTTGTTGCCGTAAGCATTCCCCGAGGACTCCAGCTCAACTGATAACTCAAAGGATTATTTGTAGGATCTGAAGGAAGCCCTCCACAGTAGGACTC
The nucleotide sequence above comes from Candidatus Woesearchaeota archaeon. Encoded proteins:
- a CDS encoding saccharopine dehydrogenase NADP-binding domain-containing protein, with protein sequence MVRQKVLVLGAGQVAGPAIEQLAHSYDLLVVDSNPEATGRIAERIRGIEGHALETRVSDAGDLWSILSDGQKADLVISLLPPPMHPDIAEVCIDKGIHLITPSYAGERMRQLSEAAERAGVLLLNEVGLDPGIDHMSAMRMIADVHQRGGRVLSFESYCGGLPSDPTNNPLSYQLSWSPRGMLTATKNPARFMRSGTIVELPEGRLYTETFTVTLPDGRTFEAYYNRDSLPYVDTYGLTGEVETFFRGTLRYAGWSETVQALTKLGCFDGTAKKTEESVKTYRDIFSEKYRHARHGGRNGSFTPATAAAYLGIDASSLVMQRLEWLGIFSDEQLSADAHVPFDALVSLVNQKLQYAPGQTDLVVMHHTLLASYGSQREQVNSSFIKEGIPHGDTAMAITVGLPVAYAAELVLQGNLRGLSGVHIPTLPEIYHPLLEKLGRGVVHFQETREQGV